Below is a window of Bacillus sp. SM2101 DNA.
CTTATATATCAAAATTTAGGTAATAGTTTACTCTTAGAAGATAGATATGAGAAACAGGAGGTTTGATTTCTATTATGGAAAGAGCCGTAAAATGTCTAAGCTTGTTGAACAATGTTAATATATTTGGGGTTATACAGAACGGTAGTTCTTTCATAGGGAAAAATGTGGTATAATAGAGAAAGATAGTATGTGAATAGGGCGGTCGGCTAATCCCCATGTCATGATAGTAAGGGGGTGACGCCAAATGACTGTATACGAAGCACTGATGGTAGCACTGGGATTTTCTTCTTTAATTGTGGGACTAGTTGCATTGTTTGTGCACATGCAGTCAATGAATAAAAAATAGACCTCCCTTTGAACTGCACCCCAATTGTTAGACAAAACTAACAACGGAGGTGCAGTTTTTAATGACAAAGTATTCCTTAGAAACTA
It encodes the following:
- a CDS encoding putative holin-like toxin is translated as MTVYEALMVALGFSSLIVGLVALFVHMQSMNKK